Part of the Labrenzia sp. PHM005 genome is shown below.
TCTGGCGAATGCCGGGCCAGCGGCAAGCTGTGCTGGCTGATGCCATGTATGTCGAGCCGATGACCCTGGTCGGTTATCTGGACTCGCTGGAAAAGGCGGGGTTGATCAAACGCTGCCCGGACCCATCAGACAAACGCGCGAAGTTGATTGAATTGATGCCGGAAGCTGACCCGCTTCTGGAGAGTATAAGTGTCGCCCTGGAAGGTGTGCGCACCAAGGCGCTGGAAGGTGTAACCG
Proteins encoded:
- a CDS encoding MarR family winged helix-turn-helix transcriptional regulator translates to MTLPPPNVGVTMLIVDLARMLRRRFEAALSDVETGLTVGEARTLFYVWRMPGQRQAVLADAMYVEPMTLVGYLDSLEKAGLIKRCPDPSDKRAKLIELMPEADPLLESISVALEGVRTKALEGVTGEDRATLEHLLQNMKDSLFLQSANGKGK